A single genomic interval of Sphaerodactylus townsendi isolate TG3544 linkage group LG08, MPM_Stown_v2.3, whole genome shotgun sequence harbors:
- the GDF10 gene encoding growth/differentiation factor 10 gives MAAGLACCSLLLLLLLPPPPCPAEGARGVGGGAPDGPRLRAHMQRLYARWRDGGRGAPPGADTVRSFRASREIVAQKHLYCFNLTSLQDSELILAATFHFFSGKCSWPHKALCRCSKNSACHLLLGPPVLWFNVIFHSFGENLAYGQLKENFLVFPHRWEAWEMKEISHVIKQSRLFREFVLCAELESRKSYHSVFEEAASPWPYILVYATDLAISEPNSLALSLQRHDPFPFAESLLLSASADSRAKRDTLLSIPVQNNKLPGLVDNNNKHNEQDFWGIPYKTLKSKVARRNRKRKQQESTGMLPKSQVLNFDEETMREAEQKQWSEPEVCSRRHMKVDFADIGWNEWVISPKSFDAYYCAGGCEFPMPKIVRPSNHAAIQSIVKAVGIIPGIPEPGCVPNTMNSLAILFLDQSDNVVLKVYPNMSVNSCACR, from the exons ATGGCGGCTGGCCTGGCTTgctgctccctgctgctgctgctgctgctgccgccgccgccgtgtCCCGCGGAGGGCGCCAGGGGTGTCGGGGGTGGGGCGCCCGACGGGCCCCGGCTGCGGGCGCACATGCAGCGGCTCTACGCGCGCTGGCGGGACGGAGGACGGGGGGCGCCCCCCGGAGCCGACACGGTGCGCAGCTTCCGAGCCAGCCGCG aAATTGTGGCTCAAAAGCACCTTTACTGCTTCAACTTGACGTCTCTGCAGGATTCAGAGTTGATCCTTGCGGCCACCTTCCACTTCTTTTCTGGAAAATGCAGCTGGCCTCACAAAGCACTTTGCAGATGCTCAAAGAACTCTGCCTGCCACCTTCTTCTCGGGCCACCGGTGCTGTGGTTCAATGTGATCTTCCACAGTTTTGGTGAGAACTTGGCCTATGGACAACTAAAGGAGAACTTCCTTGTGTTTCCTCATAGGTGGGAGGCCTGGGAGATGAAGGAGATCTCACATGTCATCAAACAATCCAGGCTGTTTCGTGAGTTTGTCCTGTGTGCTGAACTTGAATCTAGGAAGAGTTACCATAGTGTCTTTGAAGAAGCTGCATCTCCCTGGCCATACATACTGGTCTATGCCACTGATTTGGCAATATCTGAGCCCAACAGTCTGGCTCTTTCCCTCCAGCGGCACGACCCATTCCCTTTTGCTGAAAGTCTTTTGCTCAGTGCTTCTGCAGACTCCCGCGCAAAGAGGGACACCCTACTGTCCATTCCTGTCCAGAACAATAAATTACCAGGGTTGGTGGATAATAACAACAAGCACAATGAACAGGATTTCTGGGGGATCCCATACAAGACCCTGAAATCAAAAGTTGCACGCAGAAACCGGAAGAGGAAACAGCAAGAAAGCACTGGGATGCTCCCCAAGTCTCAGGTTCTAAATTTTGATGAGGAAACGATGAGAGAAGCCGAACAAAAACAGTGGAGTGAACCGGAAGTTTGCTCTAGAAGACACATGAAGGTGGACTTTGCTGACATTGGCTGGAATGAATGGGTCATCTCTCCAAAATCATTTGATGCGTACTACTGTGCCGGGGGCTGCGAATTCCCAATGCCCAAG ATCGTGCGGCCATCGAACCATGCCGCCATCCAAAGCATCGTGAAAGCCGTCGGGATCATTCCAGGCATACCAGAGCCCGGCTGTGTCCCCAACACAATGAACTCCCTGGCCATTCTGTTCCTCGACCAGAGCGACAATGTTGTGTTGAAGGTGTACCCTAATATGTCTGTCAACAGTTGTGCCTGCCGATAG